One part of the Tunicatimonas pelagia genome encodes these proteins:
- the mutL gene encoding DNA mismatch repair endonuclease MutL, with protein sequence MSDVIQLLPDAIANQIAAGEVVQRPASVVKELIENAIDAGGTLISLVVRDAGKGLIQVVDNGRGMSSTDARMCFERHATSKIRQTEDIYNIHTLGFRGEALASIAAVAQVELTTRRAEDELATRVVVEGSAFKQTEPTTGSVGTNICVKNLFYNIPARRSFLKSNSVEVRHIMDEFYRVVLARPDLGFRFFQSDKPVYDLPAGSLTTRISDLFTNAYATELLACDEETDHVRVTGLVGKPEFHKRTRGEQFFFVNQRYIKSNYLHHAVMSAYEAMLPEGSFPFYTLFLEIDPQHIDVNVHPTKTEIKFSDERTIYAIVRAAVKRSLGTNLVTPVFDEENHFAIFPTVEPPQPEKATTTTIPSRLNQKEYQSLSGVEITKRANLEHWESLYQSGNEKSHFDFPEGSAEENGEMAPPVTLQSAVNRTSDRGEMFLESEQKAASDPPFQVHHTYVAVHVKSGLMLIDQQAAHERILFEQYSLALEKKSAVSQQSLFPQTIQISPADLALLQELDEEIRAMGFVFTVAGNGTLVVQGVPPDVKTGTEQEVLEGIIEQYKSNQERLTLSKRDNMARSIARRMAMKAGQRLNEAEMRALIDRLFGCIQPDYAPDGRKTTYVLELEKIATFFTNT encoded by the coding sequence ATGTCTGATGTAATTCAGCTGCTGCCAGATGCTATTGCCAACCAAATTGCGGCAGGAGAAGTTGTGCAACGGCCCGCGTCGGTGGTAAAAGAGCTAATAGAAAATGCTATTGATGCTGGAGGTACTCTCATTAGTCTGGTGGTAAGAGACGCAGGTAAAGGACTCATTCAGGTGGTTGATAACGGACGGGGCATGAGCTCAACCGATGCGCGAATGTGTTTTGAGCGGCATGCCACCTCTAAAATCCGCCAGACCGAAGATATTTACAATATTCATACCCTTGGTTTTCGGGGCGAAGCGTTGGCTTCTATTGCCGCGGTAGCCCAGGTAGAACTAACTACCCGTCGGGCGGAAGATGAACTGGCTACCCGAGTGGTGGTAGAAGGTTCGGCATTCAAACAGACGGAGCCAACTACCGGATCAGTAGGCACTAATATCTGTGTAAAGAATCTGTTTTATAACATTCCGGCCCGCCGTAGCTTCCTGAAATCTAATTCGGTAGAGGTGCGGCACATCATGGACGAGTTTTATCGGGTGGTGCTGGCTCGGCCCGATTTGGGGTTCCGCTTTTTTCAAAGTGATAAGCCAGTCTACGATTTACCCGCGGGCTCACTAACTACCCGCATTAGTGACTTGTTTACGAATGCATACGCTACTGAACTACTTGCCTGCGATGAAGAAACCGATCATGTGCGGGTAACGGGACTGGTGGGCAAGCCGGAGTTTCATAAGCGCACCCGGGGCGAGCAGTTTTTCTTTGTGAATCAGCGGTACATCAAAAGCAACTACCTGCACCATGCCGTAATGAGTGCCTACGAAGCCATGCTGCCCGAAGGAAGCTTTCCGTTTTACACATTGTTTCTAGAGATTGATCCACAGCATATTGACGTGAATGTTCATCCTACTAAAACGGAAATCAAGTTTTCGGATGAACGCACTATTTACGCCATTGTTCGGGCTGCTGTGAAGCGTTCATTAGGTACGAATTTGGTTACACCGGTTTTTGATGAGGAAAACCACTTTGCTATATTTCCTACTGTTGAACCTCCCCAACCGGAAAAAGCAACAACTACCACCATTCCTTCCCGGCTCAATCAGAAAGAGTACCAATCGCTTTCCGGGGTAGAAATTACTAAGCGAGCCAATCTGGAACATTGGGAATCACTCTATCAATCTGGTAATGAAAAATCTCATTTTGATTTTCCCGAAGGCTCTGCCGAAGAAAATGGGGAGATGGCTCCGCCGGTTACTTTGCAAAGTGCTGTGAATCGTACCTCAGATCGGGGTGAGATGTTTCTGGAGTCGGAGCAGAAAGCGGCCAGTGACCCTCCGTTTCAGGTTCATCATACTTACGTGGCGGTTCATGTGAAGTCGGGACTCATGCTAATTGACCAGCAGGCCGCCCACGAACGTATCTTATTTGAGCAGTATTCGTTGGCGTTAGAAAAAAAATCCGCTGTTTCTCAGCAATCGCTGTTTCCCCAGACCATTCAGATTTCACCTGCCGATCTAGCTTTGTTGCAGGAATTGGATGAGGAAATTCGGGCAATGGGCTTTGTGTTTACCGTTGCTGGTAACGGAACGTTAGTTGTACAAGGAGTACCTCCCGATGTGAAAACCGGAACTGAACAAGAAGTACTGGAAGGAATTATTGAACAATATAAGAGCAACCAAGAACGACTTACTTTAAGTAAGCGGGACAATATGGCGCGCTCTATTGCCCGGCGCATGGCTATGAAGGCGGGGCAGCGGCTCAACGAAGCAGAGATGCGCGCGCTAATTGACCGATTATTTGGTTGTATTCAGCCTGATTATGCACCCGATGGTCGCAAAACCACGTATGTACTGGAATTAGAGAAAATCGCTACGTTTTTTACCAACACCTGA
- a CDS encoding serine hydrolase: MLKKVYVLFFSIIVLLSDLVWGQTTQLEPNTLSDQPSPRTSIDQWIQQTMDTLTVEEKISQLLFLPVYATSDQRYGQDIENLARTYPLGGIIFFQGKLQPLKQQIRQLQQASVIPLLIGLNAERGLGTTLDSTWSYPQLQTLGAIQELSYLEQAGAAVARQCRDVGVHLNFNPLISVGHNGRGYTARSSFHDQPVRSIQQGLSYMKGMKEYGLIPCFQRIRTEGSAQKSANTLRGTLLAHLGNIDLVEVPPASTLRPDQATSIILEQAFQLEGLVFSEPLAEQGNAANIGVNALRAGNDVLFAPADVKQTIEEIKRAITQGTLKEEALNRKVAKVLQLKYQAGLDATTTVDSTDLLPWQHSPRLLKQQLLEQSVTLVRNERNILPFETLDTAQFASLTISDRPAETQYFQDYLDRYTYFTHYTVPKTSDRFDYEKTYERLRRYDQVVVAIHESQLASGRVVPKKTLAFLKFLHEETNVTLVFFGAPGRMGRFSRFSTLLCAYETDSVAQKIVPQMLFGALATRGKLPIKITDGLREGTGISTQPLQRLRYSFPEEVLIHPDSLSIIDSLAHWAIREEMTPGCQVLVARRGSVVYQKAYGYQTYDSLTPITNQTIYDIASVTKVAATVQAVMLLHSQGAFSLDDRFSYYLPELEKTNKAKITIRDALLHRAGLRSFVPFWLFTTDDDGLKPDLYRYKPEQNFMQPITVGLYGASTLKDSVWNWTIQSELRRYRGRLPSWKPTFNYRYSDLGFYMLHRLIEKISDQPLDEFLAQNIYDPLGLPTLRYRPLCQFSQEDIAPTEEDTHFRNTLIQGTVHDEGAALSGGVAGHAGLFSDANDLAILMQMNLQEGYYGGQQYFPYGTVKMFSQRPYNDSRRGLGWDKPEHFRDGGPTAPEASLDSFGHLGFTGTSVWVDPKYDLVYIFLSNRVHPSARNTKLLTEGIRTKIQSVIYQAMPDYRGR, translated from the coding sequence ATGCTGAAAAAAGTTTACGTGCTTTTCTTTTCCATTATTGTTCTGTTATCGGACTTGGTTTGGGGGCAAACTACTCAGCTTGAGCCAAATACTTTGTCCGATCAACCTTCTCCACGCACTTCTATCGATCAGTGGATTCAGCAGACTATGGATACCTTAACGGTAGAAGAAAAAATCAGCCAGCTGCTATTTCTTCCGGTCTACGCTACTTCTGATCAGCGTTACGGGCAAGATATAGAAAATCTGGCACGAACCTATCCGCTAGGGGGCATCATTTTTTTTCAGGGAAAATTACAACCGCTAAAGCAGCAAATTCGGCAGTTGCAACAAGCCAGCGTTATTCCCCTTCTTATCGGACTAAATGCTGAGCGAGGTTTAGGCACCACACTGGACTCTACTTGGAGCTATCCTCAACTTCAGACTTTAGGAGCCATTCAAGAATTGTCTTACTTAGAGCAGGCTGGAGCCGCCGTAGCTCGGCAGTGCCGCGATGTTGGTGTCCACCTCAACTTTAACCCTTTAATTTCAGTAGGTCACAACGGGCGAGGGTACACTGCCCGCAGTAGCTTCCACGATCAGCCCGTAAGAAGCATACAGCAGGGATTATCTTACATGAAAGGCATGAAGGAGTACGGTCTTATTCCCTGTTTTCAGCGAATTAGAACGGAAGGAAGTGCCCAAAAGAGTGCTAACACATTACGAGGTACTTTACTCGCTCACTTGGGTAACATTGATTTGGTGGAAGTGCCGCCCGCTAGCACCCTACGACCCGACCAAGCAACATCCATCATTCTGGAGCAGGCTTTTCAGTTAGAGGGGCTGGTATTTTCGGAACCTTTGGCTGAACAAGGAAACGCAGCTAATATTGGAGTAAACGCTTTGCGAGCCGGCAACGATGTGCTTTTTGCCCCGGCTGACGTAAAGCAAACTATTGAAGAAATTAAGCGCGCTATTACCCAAGGAACCCTCAAGGAAGAAGCCCTAAACCGTAAGGTGGCTAAAGTGCTACAATTGAAATATCAGGCTGGCTTGGATGCAACCACTACGGTAGATTCTACTGATTTATTGCCCTGGCAACACTCACCCCGATTGCTGAAACAGCAGCTTTTAGAACAATCGGTCACCTTAGTACGCAACGAGCGAAACATCTTACCTTTTGAGACACTTGATACCGCTCAGTTTGCCTCGCTCACTATTTCCGACCGCCCGGCGGAAACGCAATATTTTCAGGATTACCTAGATCGCTACACCTATTTCACCCACTACACCGTACCTAAAACATCGGATCGCTTTGATTACGAAAAAACCTACGAACGGCTCCGCCGATACGATCAGGTAGTGGTGGCTATTCACGAATCTCAGCTAGCTAGCGGTAGGGTTGTTCCGAAAAAAACGCTGGCCTTTCTAAAATTTCTGCACGAAGAAACCAATGTCACGCTAGTATTTTTTGGTGCCCCCGGAAGAATGGGCCGATTCTCCCGGTTTAGTACTTTGCTATGTGCCTATGAGACCGATAGCGTAGCCCAAAAAATAGTACCTCAAATGCTGTTCGGTGCTTTGGCTACCCGAGGTAAACTTCCGATTAAAATTACGGACGGACTAAGAGAAGGTACGGGCATTAGCACGCAACCCCTGCAACGATTACGTTATTCTTTTCCCGAAGAAGTATTAATTCACCCCGATTCGTTGAGTATAATAGATTCGTTGGCACACTGGGCCATTCGGGAAGAAATGACTCCTGGCTGCCAGGTTTTGGTAGCCCGCCGGGGTTCGGTAGTTTATCAAAAAGCCTACGGATACCAAACGTACGATTCGCTAACCCCCATTACCAATCAAACCATTTATGATATTGCTTCGGTGACCAAAGTAGCTGCTACGGTGCAAGCCGTCATGTTGCTGCATTCGCAAGGGGCATTTTCGCTAGATGACCGATTCTCATACTATTTGCCGGAACTTGAGAAAACCAATAAAGCCAAAATTACAATTCGTGATGCGCTACTGCATCGGGCAGGTTTACGTTCCTTTGTTCCCTTCTGGCTATTCACTACTGATGATGACGGGCTTAAGCCGGACTTATACCGATACAAGCCGGAACAAAATTTCATGCAACCTATTACTGTGGGCTTATACGGAGCCTCAACTCTGAAAGACTCCGTATGGAACTGGACTATACAATCAGAGTTACGTCGATACCGGGGACGGCTACCCTCTTGGAAGCCCACGTTTAATTATCGCTACAGCGACTTAGGCTTTTATATGCTGCACCGCCTTATTGAGAAAATATCCGATCAACCTTTAGACGAATTCCTTGCCCAAAATATTTATGATCCGCTAGGGCTGCCTACCCTTCGTTACCGTCCGTTATGTCAATTTTCCCAAGAGGATATTGCACCCACCGAAGAAGACACCCACTTTAGAAACACGCTAATACAGGGCACCGTGCACGATGAGGGCGCGGCTTTAAGCGGGGGAGTAGCTGGTCATGCGGGTCTGTTTAGCGATGCTAATGATCTGGCTATTCTCATGCAAATGAATTTACAAGAAGGCTACTATGGAGGTCAACAGTATTTTCCCTACGGAACCGTGAAGATGTTCTCTCAACGTCCGTATAACGATAGCCGTCGGGGGTTAGGTTGGGACAAACCCGAACATTTTCGCGATGGTGGCCCTACGGCTCCGGAAGCTTCGTTAGACTCATTCGGCCACCTGGGCTTTACCGGAACCTCGGTATGGGTCGATCCTAAATATGATTTGGTTTATATTTTTCTTTCTAACCGAGTGCACCCCAGTGCCCGCAATACCAAACTTCTTACCGAAGGCATACGTACAAAAATACAATCAGTCATTTACCAAGCGATGCCCGACTACCGAGGTCGTTAA
- a CDS encoding rhomboid family intramembrane serine protease produces MFGSLTPTVKNLLIINIAIFALQSLIFSTDMFVNLFGLRYINAETFRPYQFITHLFIHGGLFHLFGNMFALFIFGPLLERVWGNQRFLVFYLITGLGASLLYSGINYYEIHQIEQAADRVLEETTPERLSTFMLEEAGFAYRGSPQIKELIDGFYDNPNSSSYISQGRQLVQQVVQSKANIPMVGASGAVFGILMAFGLLFPNTELFLLFFPFPIKAKYFVLFYGAYELWAGFSRQPGDNVAHFAHLGGMLFAFILLKVWKDKRDAFY; encoded by the coding sequence ATGTTTGGCAGTCTAACCCCTACGGTTAAAAATTTACTCATTATCAATATCGCAATCTTTGCGTTGCAGTCGCTGATATTTTCTACCGATATGTTCGTCAATTTATTTGGCTTACGCTACATCAATGCCGAAACATTTCGCCCGTATCAGTTCATTACGCACTTATTTATTCACGGTGGCTTATTTCATCTTTTCGGTAATATGTTTGCCCTCTTTATTTTTGGGCCGCTGTTGGAGCGGGTGTGGGGCAACCAACGGTTCTTAGTATTTTACCTGATAACTGGGTTGGGAGCAAGCTTGCTATATTCGGGTATTAATTATTACGAAATACATCAGATTGAGCAGGCCGCTGACCGGGTACTCGAAGAAACTACTCCTGAGCGATTGTCTACTTTTATGTTAGAAGAAGCTGGATTTGCCTACCGAGGTAGTCCTCAGATTAAGGAGTTAATTGACGGGTTTTATGATAACCCTAACAGTAGTTCTTACATAAGTCAAGGGCGGCAGTTGGTGCAGCAAGTTGTTCAGAGCAAAGCGAATATTCCAATGGTAGGAGCTTCGGGGGCGGTGTTTGGAATTTTGATGGCCTTTGGACTGTTGTTTCCGAATACCGAATTATTTTTACTATTTTTCCCTTTTCCAATTAAGGCGAAGTACTTTGTTCTTTTCTACGGAGCTTACGAACTTTGGGCTGGGTTTTCGCGTCAACCCGGCGATAATGTGGCTCACTTCGCTCACTTAGGCGGTATGTTATTTGCTTTTATCTTACTGAAGGTGTGGAAAGATAAGCGTGACGCATTTTATTAG
- the bshA gene encoding N-acetyl-alpha-D-glucosaminyl L-malate synthase BshA, which yields MKVGIICYPTHGGSGVVATELGKALAKKGHQIHFITYSQPSRLDFFNENLTYHQVDVRTYPLFQYQPYESALVSKMVDVAKYEELDVLHAHYAIPHASAAYMAKQILAVENIHTPIVTTLHGTDITLVGKDKSFAPVVSFSINQSDGVTAVSQNLRDETYEHFDITKEIEVIHNFVDLDRFRRQSKEHFKRAICPNDEYLITHMSNFRRVKRVADTVRIFYKLRQHIPAKLLLIGDGPERSNVEDLCRQLGTCDDIRFLGKMDAVEEVLSVSDLFLMPSEKESFGLAALEAMACEVPVISSDAGGLPELTINGKSGFVCPVGDIDAMVEKALHILNPDNLPHFKQGALERAKEFEVDLIVPQYEALYERVANNLPQAVIT from the coding sequence ATGAAAGTCGGTATTATTTGTTATCCTACCCACGGGGGGAGCGGTGTGGTGGCTACCGAGTTAGGCAAAGCCTTAGCCAAAAAAGGTCACCAAATTCATTTTATTACTTACTCTCAACCTAGCCGACTAGATTTCTTTAATGAGAATCTTACCTACCACCAAGTAGACGTACGCACGTATCCGCTATTCCAGTACCAACCCTATGAGTCGGCACTGGTAAGTAAGATGGTCGATGTGGCTAAGTACGAAGAATTAGATGTGTTACACGCTCATTATGCTATTCCCCACGCTTCAGCGGCCTACATGGCCAAACAGATCTTGGCGGTGGAAAATATTCATACTCCCATCGTAACCACGTTACACGGCACTGATATTACGTTGGTGGGTAAAGATAAGTCGTTTGCCCCGGTAGTATCATTTAGTATTAATCAGTCGGACGGAGTAACCGCCGTATCTCAGAATCTGCGGGACGAAACGTACGAACATTTTGATATTACCAAGGAGATTGAAGTAATTCATAATTTCGTAGATCTCGATCGGTTCCGCCGTCAGTCTAAAGAGCACTTTAAACGCGCCATTTGCCCCAATGATGAGTATCTGATTACGCATATGTCAAATTTCCGTCGGGTGAAGCGAGTGGCGGATACGGTTCGGATATTTTATAAGCTGCGCCAACATATTCCGGCGAAGCTACTCTTGATTGGTGATGGCCCCGAGCGAAGCAATGTAGAAGACTTATGCCGACAGCTAGGCACCTGCGATGATATTCGTTTTTTAGGCAAAATGGATGCCGTAGAGGAAGTACTCTCGGTAAGCGACCTGTTTCTGATGCCTTCGGAGAAAGAAAGTTTCGGTCTGGCAGCACTGGAAGCAATGGCCTGTGAAGTACCTGTTATCTCCAGCGATGCGGGCGGATTACCCGAACTAACCATCAACGGAAAAAGCGGTTTTGTATGCCCGGTGGGCGACATTGATGCGATGGTTGAAAAGGCACTGCATATCCTGAATCCCGATAATCTACCCCACTTCAAGCAAGGCGCTCTAGAACGAGCCAAGGAGTTTGAAGTAGATTTAATTGTTCCTCAGTACGAAGCTTTGTACGAGCGAGTCGCGAACAATTTGCCTCAGGCAGTGATTACCTGA
- a CDS encoding TolB family protein, translated as MPHKFTFAALGILLSVASYAQKADNELVYLKQSPPGLTPEVFAPGVISLEDEFEFGSVFSEDGTEFYYGVDVNGKSETRYTKLEEGKWTEPEKLFYHKQYGYNDPFLSPDEQKLYFISSQPLNGTGAKKDIDIWYAEKQANSWSDPINAGEIINSDSNEYYISFTESGTLYFASNIRATQRGDYDIYTSQQVDGQFQTPQRLSDAVNTANYEADVFVAYDESYLIFCSHRPGSYGRGDLYISFKQEDGSWAEAKNMGNIINTEHYEFCPFVTKDGKYFFYSSDRDIYWVSAQIIEQLRNSE; from the coding sequence ATGCCTCATAAGTTCACCTTCGCCGCGTTGGGTATCCTCCTATCAGTAGCCAGTTATGCTCAAAAAGCCGATAACGAATTAGTTTACTTAAAGCAATCCCCGCCCGGACTGACTCCAGAAGTTTTTGCTCCTGGTGTCATCTCACTAGAAGATGAATTTGAGTTCGGATCAGTTTTCTCGGAAGATGGTACCGAGTTCTACTACGGGGTAGATGTAAACGGCAAGTCAGAAACGCGCTACACTAAGCTGGAAGAAGGTAAATGGACTGAGCCAGAGAAATTATTCTATCACAAGCAGTACGGATACAACGACCCTTTTCTTTCACCGGATGAGCAAAAACTCTACTTTATCTCTAGTCAACCGCTGAACGGAACGGGTGCTAAAAAAGATATTGATATTTGGTACGCTGAAAAGCAAGCTAACAGTTGGTCAGACCCGATCAATGCGGGAGAAATAATTAACTCGGACAGCAATGAGTACTATATTTCATTTACCGAAAGTGGCACGCTCTACTTTGCCTCCAACATCCGGGCTACCCAACGGGGCGACTACGATATTTATACCTCGCAGCAAGTAGATGGACAATTTCAGACACCCCAGCGATTGAGCGATGCCGTTAATACCGCCAACTACGAAGCCGACGTATTTGTGGCCTACGATGAGTCTTACCTAATCTTTTGCTCTCACCGTCCGGGAAGCTACGGCAGAGGTGATCTATATATCAGCTTTAAGCAGGAAGATGGCAGTTGGGCTGAGGCCAAAAACATGGGCAACATTATCAATACCGAACATTACGAGTTTTGCCCTTTCGTTACCAAAGACGGCAAATACTTCTTCTATTCTAGCGACCGGGATATTTACTGGGTAAGTGCCCAGATTATTGAGCAACTACGGAATAGTGAGTAA
- a CDS encoding rhomboid family intramembrane serine protease, translated as MNSILDELKYAFQRPNNGLMQIIVINLIIFLALLLIWVPLTISNESNIYSLIVDQFTLPASLGKLIYQPWTLVTYFFTHERFFHILFNLLFLYWFGKIIQEFLGDEKVVNLYILGGLVGGVFYILIYNLIPYFQNQISGSEMLGASAGVYAVVVGAATFMPNYSIPLILLGPVRIKYIALFFVIMSYVGTAGSNAGGNLAHLAGAGLGFLFIKQLQRGNDLGRPVTQFLVFMKSFFVRQPKVKVSYRRSKSSNGHSATSKKAKATYETKQEEIDAILDKISANGYDSLTREEKKKLFDASKSE; from the coding sequence ATGAACAGTATACTAGACGAGTTAAAATACGCATTTCAACGCCCCAATAATGGGCTGATGCAGATTATTGTAATCAATCTGATTATTTTTCTTGCCCTGCTTCTCATTTGGGTTCCGCTCACAATTTCTAACGAGAGCAATATTTATTCGCTAATTGTAGACCAATTTACCCTACCAGCTTCGTTGGGCAAACTGATTTATCAACCTTGGACGTTGGTTACCTACTTTTTTACGCACGAGCGGTTTTTTCATATTTTGTTCAACCTGTTGTTTCTGTACTGGTTCGGTAAGATTATTCAGGAATTTTTGGGCGACGAAAAGGTAGTGAACCTGTATATTTTGGGGGGCTTAGTAGGCGGGGTTTTCTATATTCTGATCTACAACCTGATTCCGTACTTCCAAAACCAGATTAGCGGTTCAGAAATGCTGGGTGCTTCGGCCGGGGTATACGCGGTGGTAGTTGGGGCGGCTACGTTTATGCCCAATTACTCCATTCCCCTTATTTTGTTGGGGCCGGTTCGCATTAAATACATTGCCCTGTTTTTTGTGATTATGTCGTACGTGGGTACTGCCGGAAGCAATGCGGGAGGAAACTTGGCTCATCTGGCCGGAGCCGGACTAGGGTTTCTGTTTATAAAACAGCTCCAGCGAGGTAACGATTTGGGTCGCCCGGTTACGCAATTCCTCGTCTTTATGAAGAGTTTCTTTGTGCGCCAGCCCAAAGTAAAAGTATCATACCGACGATCAAAATCTAGCAACGGCCACAGTGCTACCAGTAAAAAAGCCAAAGCTACTTACGAAACTAAGCAGGAAGAAATTGATGCTATTCTCGATAAAATATCTGCCAATGGCTACGATAGCCTCACCCGCGAAGAAAAGAAAAAGCTCTTCGATGCCAGTAAAAGCGAATGA
- a CDS encoding choice-of-anchor Q domain-containing protein, whose translation MLKNYRKDSTMRGGKLEGTGKKILLGGVVSCLLWFSACTPEEEIFTEEAVQLQFDRDTVQFDTLFTTRGSTSQLLTVYNSNRNAVTIASVATGRGNASPYTVTLNGNPGQQFENIRLLGGDSLLLLVEVFIDPQDENLPFLEKDSLVFRVNGNQQDVKLIAWGQDAHFHQGWIISQDTTLRGDRPFVIQDSLWIEPDVTVKVDSGARFFFDNGAFALVQGTLKTEGTVTAPVIFRNVRTDGNFGNAFGQWDGITFTTTSRNNVLRHTYVRSAINGVVINTPDADTIPDLILANVIIENMAGYGLLAIGSDVDVYNTQINRCVLGLAYNVGNGYYRYRHCTLDNSGIRFAREDEWYGLAFSELLPEQLDDLQVSNQPFYAELTNSILWGILDDELIRNIVSENSIISLNANLLKYADATLAGNIFNENPLFADPVIAHYQLDTLSPAINQGIPTSILTDLKGARRDDQPDLGAYEYQIP comes from the coding sequence ATGCTGAAAAATTACAGGAAGGATAGCACTATGCGGGGTGGGAAGTTGGAAGGTACAGGTAAGAAGATACTACTCGGAGGAGTAGTTAGTTGCCTGTTGTGGTTTTCTGCTTGTACACCCGAAGAAGAGATATTCACCGAAGAGGCCGTACAGCTTCAATTTGACCGAGATACCGTGCAGTTTGATACCCTATTTACCACGCGGGGTAGCACATCTCAACTACTAACCGTATACAATTCTAATCGAAATGCGGTAACTATCGCTTCCGTAGCTACGGGGCGGGGCAATGCATCGCCCTACACCGTTACTTTAAACGGAAACCCCGGCCAGCAATTTGAGAATATTCGCCTGCTAGGAGGTGATAGCTTATTGCTACTGGTAGAAGTATTTATTGATCCACAGGATGAAAACCTTCCGTTTTTAGAAAAAGACTCGTTAGTTTTTCGAGTGAATGGCAACCAACAAGACGTGAAACTGATTGCCTGGGGACAGGATGCCCACTTTCACCAAGGTTGGATTATCTCGCAAGATACTACACTGCGCGGTGATCGCCCGTTTGTTATCCAGGACTCGCTCTGGATTGAACCGGATGTTACGGTAAAGGTTGACTCCGGTGCCCGGTTTTTCTTTGATAATGGAGCCTTTGCCTTAGTCCAAGGCACTCTCAAGACCGAAGGCACAGTTACGGCTCCGGTGATATTTCGCAACGTTCGCACCGATGGTAATTTTGGGAATGCTTTCGGCCAATGGGATGGCATAACTTTTACAACCACCAGCCGCAATAATGTTTTAAGGCATACTTACGTCCGCAGCGCAATTAACGGTGTTGTTATCAACACTCCCGATGCGGATACTATCCCGGATTTGATACTGGCGAATGTAATTATAGAAAATATGGCGGGCTACGGATTACTCGCCATCGGTTCGGATGTAGATGTCTATAATACCCAAATAAATCGCTGTGTTCTTGGGTTAGCTTATAATGTTGGAAACGGCTACTATCGTTACCGCCACTGCACCCTGGATAATAGTGGGATTCGCTTTGCAAGAGAAGATGAATGGTACGGATTAGCTTTCTCCGAACTTCTGCCGGAGCAACTGGATGATCTTCAAGTTTCTAATCAACCCTTTTACGCTGAGCTGACCAACAGTATTCTCTGGGGTATTTTAGACGATGAGCTAATTCGTAATATAGTATCCGAAAACAGTATTATTTCGCTAAATGCCAACTTACTGAAATACGCTGATGCTACGCTAGCCGGTAATATTTTTAACGAAAACCCGCTGTTCGCTGACCCTGTTATCGCTCATTATCAGCTTGACACCTTATCTCCGGCTATTAATCAGGGAATACCAACTTCTATCTTAACTGACCTGAAGGGAGCTAGGCGTGATGACCAGCCTGATTTGGGTGCCTACGAATATCAAATACCTTAA
- a CDS encoding secondary thiamine-phosphate synthase enzyme YjbQ: MHVYQQEIRLPAYPRGFHLITSLIEREFADIRRIQVGMLQIFIQHTSASLTINENADPTVRADFEQHINQMVPENAPYYKHTLEGSDDMPAHIKASMMGSSVTIPITDGRLNLGTWQGVYLCEHRNRGGSRRLVLTAWGN; this comes from the coding sequence ATGCATGTATATCAACAGGAAATTCGCTTGCCCGCCTACCCTCGGGGCTTTCACCTTATTACCTCGCTTATTGAACGAGAATTTGCCGACATACGGCGCATCCAGGTGGGAATGCTCCAGATATTTATTCAGCATACCTCGGCTAGCCTGACCATTAACGAAAACGCTGATCCTACCGTTCGGGCTGATTTTGAGCAGCACATTAATCAGATGGTTCCGGAAAATGCGCCTTACTACAAACACACGCTGGAAGGTTCGGACGATATGCCCGCGCATATTAAAGCTTCTATGATGGGTAGCAGCGTTACTATTCCGATTACCGATGGGCGGCTCAACCTAGGAACTTGGCAAGGAGTTTACCTCTGCGAACATCGCAACCGAGGCGGTTCTCGCCGCTTAGTACTCACTGCTTGGGGAAATTGA